The sequence GTACCGGCTGGCGGTGGCGGGGTTCAGCGCGGGTAATATCATGCTGTTCAGCTTTCCCGAATACCTTGGCCTCGACGATTCGCTTTTTAAGCACTGGTTCGGGATTATCAACCTGCTACTGGCCACCCCCGTCGTGTTCTACTCGGGATCGGGCTATTTCGAATCGGTCTGGAAGAGCCTGCGCAGGGGTATTATCAACATCGACTTTCCTATTCTGCTGGGTATTCTGGTAGCTTATTTCCGGGGTACGTATGAAGTCTTTGCGCTGGGTGGTGCCGGGTATTATGACTCGGTTACGGGACTGATTTTCTTTTTGTTATGTGGCAAATGGTTTCAGCAACGTACCTACGATTTCCTGTCGTTCGAGCGCGATTACAAGTCGTATTTTCCGCTGGCGGCGCGTCGGCTGGTGGGTGATCAGGAAACCTTCGCGCCCGTGGCCGAGCTGCAAAAAGGCGACCGGATTCGGGTCCGTCACGGCGACCTGATTCCCGCCGACAGTCTACTGTATCGGGGGGAAGGCATCATCGATTATGCGTTCGTGACGGGCGAATCGACGCCGGAAAACCGCGATCCGGGGGCACTGCTCTACGCGGGTGGTCGGCAACTCGGCGGGGCTATCGACCTCGAAATCGTGCGAAACGTATCGCAGAGCTACCTGACACAGCTTTGGAATAACGAGGCGTTCAAAAAAGAGCAAACCACTGGTGCACAGACTTTTGCCGACGCCGTGGGTACGTACTTTACCATCACCGTATTGACCCTCGCTACGCTCATTGGTGCCTACTGGTATGGCTGGGCCGGGCAGCCCACCACGGCGGTCAACGCGTTTACGGCGGTGCTGATCGTGGCTTGCCCGTGCGTGCTGTCGCTGTCGTATCCGGTGGCGCTGGGGCATGGGCTGCGGCTGCTGGGCAAACGGGGGCTCTACCTGAAGAATGCCGAAACCATCGAACAACTCTCCCGCTGCGACACCATCGTTTTCGACAAAACCGGTACGCTCACGACGCCCATTACCGAGTCGGTTACGGAGGTATTTACTCCGCCGCTGTCGCCCATCGAGCGGGCGATGGTCGCCACGTTGGCCGGGCAGTCGGCGCACCCGTTGAGCCGTCGACTGCGGCAGTTTCTGGCCGAAGAACCGCCCGTTGCTATTGCTCACTTCACCGAAATGCCGGGACAGGGCCTGATTGGCCTGGTAAACGAAGCGATAGTGAAACTGGGCAGTGCCGCGTTTGTCGATGCACCTTCCACCGCAACGGTCAGTGGCTCGGTGGTACACGTCCGTATCGACAACCAGTATCGGGGCTACTTCCGGCTGGCCGGGCAATTGCGCGATGGCGTCGTGGATATGCTGACGGCGCTGAAGGGGAGCGGCAAGGACCTGTA comes from Fibrella aestuarina BUZ 2 and encodes:
- a CDS encoding heavy metal translocating P-type ATPase codes for the protein MEKPAPGTLSGRRIRQKSRGGRVVNPTPISRRADLRQVLVGAGRSILTKRFRMMTPTASPTKTVCYHCGTDCPSPTATLYYDDKPFCCTGCETVYQVLQQHQLCRYYDLNTTPGTFIPSQTPSLDRLAFLDHPDIAAQLIDFQNDKVAHATFYVPAIHCSSCLWLLEHLYRIEPAVEQTRVDFLKKQVHLVFNPGQLSLRRVAELLTSLGYEPLISLNDVVKEGQKQTYRPLLYRLAVAGFSAGNIMLFSFPEYLGLDDSLFKHWFGIINLLLATPVVFYSGSGYFESVWKSLRRGIINIDFPILLGILVAYFRGTYEVFALGGAGYYDSVTGLIFFLLCGKWFQQRTYDFLSFERDYKSYFPLAARRLVGDQETFAPVAELQKGDRIRVRHGDLIPADSLLYRGEGIIDYAFVTGESTPENRDPGALLYAGGRQLGGAIDLEIVRNVSQSYLTQLWNNEAFKKEQTTGAQTFADAVGTYFTITVLTLATLIGAYWYGWAGQPTTAVNAFTAVLIVACPCVLSLSYPVALGHGLRLLGKRGLYLKNAETIEQLSRCDTIVFDKTGTLTTPITESVTEVFTPPLSPIERAMVATLAGQSAHPLSRRLRQFLAEEPPVAIAHFTEMPGQGLIGLVNEAIVKLGSAAFVDAPSTATVSGSVVHVRIDNQYRGYFRLAGQLRDGVVDMLTALKGSGKDLYLLSGDGDAARKNLRAWFADEAMTFGCSPDDKLRLIRDLQAAGRRVLMIGDGLNDAGALRQANVGLAVTDDTLQFTPASDAILESRSLRQLPRFLRYSRFAMRLIRGSFGISLLYNFVGLSFAATGHLSPVVAAVLMPLSSATMVLIATIGMRNWRGMKRG